A genomic segment from Gossypium hirsutum isolate 1008001.06 chromosome D04, Gossypium_hirsutum_v2.1, whole genome shotgun sequence encodes:
- the LOC107899735 gene encoding GPI-anchored hemophore cfmA, whose protein sequence is MAEFWKCLLLVALLVSTCATVSESRVARKDLGIDLGGIGVGLGIGLGLGLGGNGSGSGAGAGAGSGSGSRSSSSSSSSSSSSSSGSGSGAGSEAGSSAGSRAGSRAGSGGRG, encoded by the coding sequence ATGGCTGAATTTTGGAAGtgtttattacttgttgcattGCTAGTCTCAACCTGTGCCACTGTTTCTGAAAGCCGAGTGGCAAGGAAAGACCTGGGTATAGACCTGGGAGGAATTGGGGTTGGTTTGGGTATTGGGCTTGGTCTTGGGCTTGGTGGAAATGGTTCAGGCTCTGGAGCTGGTGCTGGTGCTGGCTCTGGTTCTGGTTCTCGGTCCAGTTCTAGTTCTagctcatcttcttcatcaagTTCTTCGGGTTCAGGCTCTGGGGCAGGGTCAGAAGCAGGTTCATCAGCCGGGTCGAGAGCTGGGTCGAGAGCTGGGTCAGGTGGAAGAGGCTAG